From Halorubrum salinarum, the proteins below share one genomic window:
- a CDS encoding HD domain-containing protein, producing MPTTQIKDSVHGYIELPDALVEGVVDTRPFQRLRYVRQLSATHLVYPGANHTRFEHSLGVYHLGRTVFENLRRQSYFARDATVEELEEIQRTLSCACLLHDVGHPPFSHLSEGFLDEGVLRERVAETGLVDAFDRAGVGGAPLRSANPHELLGCAIIVEEYGDALRAFDVDPFEVCAYVLGYSLAYERGEPWQYGVGAQLLHSPIDVDRLDYITRDNEMTGAGVLSFDVERMVDAYTAHPEAGLALSEKALSTIGNYLEGRIALYMWVTQHHKSVYANRLLQAMLGEYQRVTGESPVTVDGIIDRELDDNAVLERLRIAAREHPDSTLASMYDRFRGRRFPATCWKHRIALADRIGGELDDDLPVDGDPLDEFTAWLTAGDDRLERLLADALDVPVHEVWIDRSYVPAYDPDELEDIPIAYGGTTRSVADWGLYGDRAFDVPIPFVFVPDGTKRRAIRVLREAFEREVAADEAA from the coding sequence ATGCCCACCACGCAGATCAAAGACTCCGTCCACGGCTACATCGAGCTGCCGGACGCGCTCGTCGAGGGCGTCGTCGACACGCGACCGTTCCAGCGGCTGCGGTACGTCCGCCAGCTCTCGGCGACCCACCTGGTGTACCCGGGCGCGAACCACACCCGGTTCGAGCACTCGCTCGGCGTCTACCACCTCGGGCGGACCGTCTTCGAGAACCTCCGGCGGCAGTCGTACTTCGCCCGGGACGCGACCGTCGAGGAGCTAGAGGAGATCCAGCGGACCCTGTCGTGCGCCTGCCTGCTCCACGACGTGGGGCACCCGCCGTTCTCGCACCTCTCCGAGGGGTTCCTCGACGAGGGCGTCCTCCGGGAGCGCGTCGCGGAGACCGGCCTCGTCGACGCCTTCGACCGGGCCGGCGTCGGCGGCGCGCCGCTCCGCTCGGCGAACCCCCACGAGCTGCTCGGCTGCGCCATCATCGTCGAGGAGTACGGCGACGCACTCCGCGCGTTCGACGTGGACCCATTCGAGGTGTGCGCGTACGTCCTCGGGTACAGCCTCGCGTACGAGCGCGGCGAGCCGTGGCAGTACGGGGTCGGCGCCCAGCTGCTTCACTCCCCCATCGACGTGGACCGGCTGGACTACATCACCCGCGACAACGAGATGACCGGCGCGGGCGTGTTAAGCTTCGACGTCGAGCGCATGGTCGACGCCTACACCGCGCACCCGGAGGCGGGGCTGGCGCTCTCGGAGAAGGCGCTGTCGACCATCGGCAACTACCTCGAAGGCCGGATCGCGCTGTACATGTGGGTCACCCAGCACCACAAGTCGGTGTACGCGAACCGGCTCCTCCAGGCGATGCTCGGCGAGTACCAGCGCGTCACCGGCGAGAGCCCCGTGACGGTGGACGGCATCATCGACCGCGAACTCGACGACAACGCGGTGCTCGAACGGCTCCGGATCGCGGCCCGCGAGCACCCCGACTCGACGCTCGCGTCGATGTACGACCGCTTCCGCGGCCGGCGGTTCCCCGCAACCTGCTGGAAGCACCGGATCGCGCTCGCCGACCGGATCGGCGGCGAGCTCGACGACGACCTCCCCGTTGACGGCGACCCCCTCGACGAGTTCACCGCGTGGCTCACGGCCGGCGACGACCGCTTGGAGCGGCTCCTCGCCGACGCCCTCGACGTGCCGGTCCACGAGGTGTGGATCGACCGCTCGTACGTCCCCGCCTACGACCCCGACGAGCTGGAGGACATCCCCATCGCGTACGGCGGCACGACGCGGTCGGTCGCCGACTGGGGGCTGTACGGCGACCGCGCGTTCGACGTGCCGATCCCCTTCGTCTTCGTCCCCGACGGGACGAAGCGGCGGGCGATCCGCGTGCTCCGGGAGGCGTTCGAGCGGGAGGTCGCGGCGGACGAGGCGGCGTGA
- a CDS encoding YeiH family protein — MTGVVEAVRAYLPGLALLAGGAVAATLVADAVPGLQPLVVAVALGVGVGNTVGIPEVAEPGVGVDKLFLETGIVLLGAAVAVEEFLAAGPRVLGLVVAVVAGGLLFAEAVARGLFRIGSPTSSLLAAGASICGVSAVVAIGRVLDARGAAITFAAATILLFDAVTLVAFPLAGEWLGLTGRQFGVWAGVSMFSTGPVAAAGFAYSPEAGQWATVTKLARNSLLGGVAVAYSVAYAARSAADPGVRRLWAEFPKFLLGFLIVAAVANSGLLSPAALASIGRVSDALFALAFVGLGLSIRIDDMRAVGAAPVGAVLVHLLAVSAVALAAVRWLL; from the coding sequence GTGACGGGGGTCGTCGAGGCGGTCCGGGCGTACCTGCCGGGCCTCGCGCTGCTCGCGGGAGGCGCGGTCGCGGCGACGCTCGTCGCGGACGCGGTGCCCGGCCTCCAGCCGCTCGTCGTCGCCGTCGCGCTCGGCGTCGGGGTCGGGAACACCGTCGGGATCCCCGAGGTCGCGGAGCCGGGCGTCGGCGTCGACAAGCTGTTCTTGGAGACCGGGATCGTGCTGCTCGGCGCCGCGGTCGCGGTCGAGGAGTTCCTGGCAGCCGGTCCGCGGGTCCTCGGCCTCGTGGTGGCGGTCGTCGCCGGCGGGCTCCTGTTCGCCGAGGCCGTCGCGCGCGGCCTCTTCCGGATCGGGTCGCCCACCTCGTCGCTCCTGGCCGCTGGCGCGAGCATCTGCGGCGTCTCCGCGGTCGTCGCGATCGGGAGGGTGCTGGACGCGCGCGGCGCCGCGATCACCTTCGCGGCCGCGACGATCCTGCTGTTCGACGCCGTGACCCTCGTCGCGTTCCCGCTGGCGGGCGAGTGGCTCGGCCTCACGGGCCGGCAGTTCGGCGTCTGGGCGGGCGTGAGCATGTTCTCGACCGGCCCCGTCGCGGCCGCGGGGTTCGCCTACTCCCCCGAGGCGGGCCAGTGGGCGACGGTGACGAAGCTGGCGCGGAACTCGCTGCTGGGCGGGGTCGCGGTCGCGTACTCGGTCGCGTACGCGGCGCGCTCCGCGGCCGACCCGGGCGTGCGGCGGCTGTGGGCGGAGTTCCCGAAGTTCCTGCTCGGCTTCCTGATCGTGGCGGCGGTGGCAAACAGCGGGCTGCTCTCGCCGGCCGCGCTGGCGTCGATCGGCCGCGTCTCGGACGCGCTGTTCGCGCTGGCGTTCGTCGGCCTCGGGCTCTCTATCCGTATCGACGACATGCGCGCGGTGGGCGCCGCGCCCGTGGGCGCGGTGCTGGTCCACCTGCTCGCCGTGAGCGCGGTCGCGCTCGCGGCGGTGCGCTGGCTGCTGTGA
- the mtnP gene encoding S-methyl-5'-thioadenosine phosphorylase — translation MGTIGFIGGSGIYEALPLNDVREVEFDTPYGEPSDAVTIGEFGDTGREVAFLPRHGSNHGVSPTDLPYRANMYALKQAGVTHIFASNAVGSLKEELEPGTLVVPDQIYDRTKHRDLSFYGDGVVVHQPFADPYSPELVDHLTEAAESAAPEDTGVVKGGTYVCIEGPQYSTRAESEFYKSQGWDLVGMTAIPEAKLAREAEIAYATIAGVTDYDVWKADSEVTLEEVLENAEKNQKAIKAAVEEAVRTLPEDLECEAHTALEGTVNTPTEAIPEETKERVEPLLGDYL, via the coding sequence ATGGGCACCATCGGATTCATCGGCGGCAGCGGCATCTACGAGGCGCTCCCGCTCAACGACGTGCGCGAGGTCGAGTTCGACACGCCGTACGGCGAGCCGAGCGACGCGGTGACGATCGGCGAGTTCGGCGACACGGGCCGCGAGGTGGCGTTCCTCCCGCGCCACGGCTCGAACCACGGCGTCTCGCCGACCGACCTCCCGTACCGCGCCAACATGTACGCGCTGAAGCAGGCCGGCGTCACGCACATCTTCGCGTCCAACGCGGTCGGGAGCCTGAAAGAGGAGCTGGAGCCGGGGACGCTCGTCGTCCCGGACCAGATCTACGACCGGACGAAACACCGGGACCTCTCCTTCTACGGCGACGGCGTCGTCGTCCACCAGCCGTTCGCGGACCCGTACAGCCCGGAGCTCGTCGACCACCTCACCGAGGCCGCGGAGTCGGCCGCGCCCGAAGATACAGGCGTGGTGAAGGGCGGCACCTACGTCTGTATCGAGGGGCCGCAGTACTCGACGCGCGCGGAGTCGGAGTTCTACAAGTCGCAGGGCTGGGACCTGGTCGGCATGACCGCGATCCCGGAGGCGAAGCTGGCCCGGGAGGCCGAGATCGCGTACGCGACGATCGCCGGCGTCACCGACTACGACGTCTGGAAGGCGGACAGCGAAGTGACGCTCGAAGAGGTCTTAGAGAACGCCGAGAAGAACCAGAAGGCGATCAAGGCCGCCGTCGAGGAGGCCGTGCGGACGCTCCCCGAGGACCTGGAGTGCGAGGCGCACACCGCGCTCGAAGGCACCGTCAACACGCCGACGGAGGCGATCCCGGAGGAGACGAAGGAGCGCGTCGAGCCGCTGCTGGGCGACTACCTGTAA
- a CDS encoding segregation and condensation protein A — MTDDGVPDLDLTSERNGADPFADDAPGGDGAASDAGSDPSDSSEPSDEPESSGTDPEADVTDISPPDETDEDEVEPVELLVQLAEEGEIEPWDIDIVQVTDAFLEKLDETDLRTTGRALFYASVLLRMKSDGMLADDDEDEEPEPEPWEAAMEGGAPDPAADGFDPVDKLEAEIDRRLDRKNTRGSPETLDELVRELREAERGSWWKDSREYDTSESPHGHARGTQTLDYHAGDEFRQDGEPTAGEATDRTHDEDIEEVIVEIDNTLRTHFDRGRTEVLFAEIETAGGRPFMTYLALLFMAHRGSVRLQQDDLFGDLWVKDPAAMTGESEAIAD; from the coding sequence ATGACTGACGACGGTGTCCCCGATCTCGACCTGACGAGCGAGCGCAACGGCGCCGACCCGTTCGCTGACGACGCCCCGGGCGGCGACGGGGCCGCGTCGGACGCCGGTTCCGACCCGTCCGACAGTTCCGAGCCGTCCGACGAACCCGAGTCGTCGGGGACCGATCCCGAAGCGGACGTGACCGACATCTCGCCCCCGGACGAGACGGACGAGGACGAGGTCGAGCCCGTCGAGCTGCTCGTCCAACTGGCCGAGGAGGGCGAGATCGAGCCGTGGGACATCGACATCGTCCAGGTGACGGACGCCTTCCTGGAGAAGCTCGACGAGACGGACCTCCGGACGACGGGGCGGGCGCTGTTCTACGCCAGCGTCCTGCTCCGGATGAAAAGCGACGGCATGCTGGCGGACGACGACGAGGACGAGGAGCCCGAGCCGGAGCCGTGGGAGGCCGCGATGGAGGGCGGCGCGCCCGACCCGGCCGCGGACGGGTTCGACCCCGTCGACAAGCTCGAAGCCGAGATAGACCGCCGGCTCGACCGCAAGAACACCCGGGGGTCGCCGGAGACGCTCGACGAGCTGGTCCGCGAGCTGCGCGAGGCCGAACGCGGCTCCTGGTGGAAGGACTCCCGCGAGTACGACACCTCCGAGTCGCCGCACGGCCACGCCAGAGGCACGCAGACGCTCGATTACCACGCCGGCGACGAGTTCCGCCAGGACGGAGAGCCGACCGCAGGGGAGGCGACCGACCGCACCCACGACGAGGACATCGAGGAGGTGATCGTGGAGATCGACAACACCCTCCGCACCCACTTCGACCGCGGGCGCACGGAGGTGCTGTTCGCGGAGATCGAGACGGCAGGCGGCCGCCCGTTCATGACGTACCTCGCGCTGCTGTTCATGGCCCACCGCGGCTCGGTCCGGCTCCAGCAGGACGACCTGTTCGGCGACCTGTGGGTGAAGGACCCGGCGGCGATGACCGGCGAGTCGGAAGCGATCGCGGACTGA
- the smc gene encoding chromosome segregation protein SMC, producing the protein MHITEVVLDGFKSFGRTTRIPFYEDFTVVTGPNGSGKSNIIDGVLFALGLARTRGIRAKKLTDLIYNPGHDDGEAADGPNEASVTVVLSNEDGTLDRSQVVSAAGTENVGDVSEITIKRRVKETEDNYYSYYYLNGRSVNLSDVQDLLASAGVTPEGYNVVMQGDVTEIINMTPYQRRGIVDEIAGVAEFDEKKEAAYEELDTVEDRIGEADLRIGEKEDRLDQLADERETALQYQELREELEEYRGFRKASELEEKREALADVEGDIDAAETDLAELREELDARQGKLTRLEEDLADLNHEIETKGEEEQIEIRSEIEEIKGEVSRLEDRIESAESRAESAENDRRQAFVQIDRKEEKIEELDAEIRETKVEKASVKSELATKRSELADVEAEIEGADTEFDELKAELAEKKEAIESLREEKNETQREKDRLLDEARRRSNAVSEAREELEEARESIPEHKARISELKGELDKAEKNEATIEDAVADLFAEKAEKEERLGEIEDTLREKQNEYAKLEAAADERGDASWPRAVTEVKNGGIDGVHGAVGELGSVAAEYAEACETAAGGRLANVVVDDDGVGSTCIDYLKRRNAGRATFLPITKMDDRSLPRKPSVPGVVDFARNLVDYDAEYESIFSYVLGSTLVVEDMATARDLMGDYRMVTLDGDLVEKSGAMTGGSGGGSRYSFTKSGGGKLERLATEISELEDERQSVQSEIDTLDDDIADARDRKADAAERVRSLEADVERAEDDLAEAEARIEDLEDELEELEAERESVDEQMTALDEELAETDAAIDELEAEISEIEAELADSKIPELSERADEIRAEIGDLEDRMDSFDGRINELELEKGYAEDAVDGLHDDVEEAQNAKAEAEEAIADHEAAIEEKEAELAEKKEAIADLEAELTELKEEREELREEIREATRKRDEQRSLVSEAESDLSDLTDRRDRLEWEIDELESQVGEYDADEIPDLDEVESRIEELEAEMEALEPVNMLAIDEYDEVQAALDELQERRDVLVEERDAIEERIEGYEAAKKETFMQTFESINDHFRDIFARLSAGTGELVLENPEDPFEEGLTMKAQPADKPVQRLDAMSGGEKSLTALSFIFAVQRHNPAPFYALDEIDAFLDAVNAERVGEMIEELAEDAQFVVVGHRSALLERSDRAIGVTMQGDNLSAVTGMQFGDDADEEEVSADD; encoded by the coding sequence ATGCACATCACTGAAGTCGTTCTGGACGGGTTCAAGAGCTTCGGGCGTACGACGCGGATCCCCTTCTACGAGGACTTCACCGTCGTCACCGGTCCGAACGGCTCCGGGAAGTCGAACATCATCGACGGCGTGCTGTTCGCGCTCGGCCTCGCCCGGACCCGCGGGATCCGCGCCAAGAAGCTCACCGACCTCATCTACAACCCCGGTCACGACGACGGCGAGGCCGCGGACGGCCCGAACGAGGCCTCCGTCACGGTCGTGCTCTCCAACGAGGACGGCACCCTCGACCGCTCGCAGGTCGTCTCCGCGGCCGGCACGGAGAACGTCGGCGACGTCTCCGAGATCACGATCAAACGACGGGTGAAGGAGACCGAGGACAACTACTACTCGTACTACTACCTCAACGGGCGGTCGGTGAACCTCTCGGACGTCCAGGACCTGCTCGCGAGCGCGGGCGTGACGCCGGAGGGGTACAACGTGGTGATGCAGGGCGACGTCACGGAGATCATCAACATGACCCCCTACCAGCGGCGGGGGATCGTCGACGAGATCGCGGGCGTCGCGGAGTTCGACGAGAAGAAGGAGGCCGCCTACGAGGAGCTGGACACGGTCGAAGACCGGATCGGCGAGGCCGACCTCCGCATCGGCGAGAAGGAGGACCGGCTCGACCAGCTCGCCGACGAGCGCGAGACCGCCCTCCAGTACCAGGAGCTCCGCGAGGAGCTTGAGGAGTACCGCGGGTTCCGGAAGGCCTCGGAGCTCGAAGAGAAGCGCGAGGCGCTCGCGGACGTGGAGGGCGACATCGACGCGGCGGAGACCGACCTCGCCGAGCTCCGCGAGGAGCTCGACGCCAGGCAGGGGAAGCTCACCCGCCTCGAAGAGGACCTCGCGGACCTCAACCACGAGATCGAGACGAAAGGCGAGGAGGAACAGATCGAGATCCGCTCGGAGATCGAAGAGATCAAAGGCGAGGTCTCGCGGCTGGAAGACCGGATCGAGTCGGCCGAGTCCCGCGCCGAGTCGGCGGAGAACGACCGCCGGCAGGCGTTCGTCCAGATCGACCGGAAGGAGGAGAAGATCGAGGAGCTCGACGCCGAGATCCGCGAGACGAAGGTGGAGAAGGCGTCGGTGAAGTCGGAGCTGGCGACGAAGCGGTCCGAGCTCGCGGACGTCGAGGCCGAGATCGAGGGCGCCGACACGGAGTTCGACGAGCTGAAGGCCGAGCTGGCGGAGAAGAAGGAGGCGATCGAGTCGCTCCGCGAGGAGAAAAACGAGACGCAACGCGAGAAGGACCGGCTGCTCGACGAGGCGCGCCGCCGCTCGAACGCGGTGAGCGAGGCCCGCGAGGAGCTAGAAGAGGCCCGCGAGTCGATCCCGGAGCACAAGGCGCGGATCTCCGAGCTGAAAGGCGAGCTCGACAAGGCCGAGAAGAACGAGGCGACCATCGAGGACGCGGTCGCGGACCTGTTCGCCGAGAAGGCCGAGAAGGAGGAGCGACTGGGGGAGATCGAAGACACCCTCCGGGAGAAGCAGAACGAGTACGCCAAGCTGGAGGCGGCCGCCGACGAGCGCGGCGACGCCTCCTGGCCGCGGGCGGTCACCGAGGTGAAGAACGGCGGCATCGACGGCGTCCACGGCGCGGTCGGCGAGCTCGGCTCGGTCGCGGCCGAGTACGCCGAGGCCTGCGAGACCGCCGCCGGCGGGCGGCTGGCGAACGTCGTCGTCGACGACGACGGCGTCGGATCGACGTGTATCGACTACCTGAAACGGCGCAACGCGGGGCGGGCGACGTTCCTCCCGATCACGAAGATGGACGACCGGAGCCTCCCGCGGAAGCCGTCGGTGCCGGGCGTCGTCGACTTCGCGCGCAACCTCGTCGACTACGACGCGGAGTACGAGTCGATCTTCTCGTACGTGCTCGGCTCGACGCTCGTCGTCGAGGACATGGCGACCGCCCGCGACCTGATGGGCGACTACCGGATGGTCACCCTCGACGGCGACCTCGTCGAGAAGTCGGGCGCGATGACCGGCGGCTCCGGCGGCGGCTCCCGCTACTCGTTCACGAAGTCCGGCGGCGGCAAGCTGGAGCGGCTCGCGACGGAGATCTCCGAGCTCGAAGACGAGCGGCAGTCGGTCCAGTCGGAGATCGACACGCTCGACGACGACATCGCGGACGCGCGCGACCGGAAGGCCGACGCGGCCGAGCGCGTGCGGTCGCTGGAGGCGGACGTCGAGCGCGCCGAGGACGACCTCGCCGAGGCGGAAGCCCGGATCGAAGATCTCGAAGACGAGCTCGAGGAGCTGGAGGCGGAACGCGAGTCCGTCGACGAGCAGATGACGGCGTTAGACGAGGAGCTCGCGGAGACGGACGCGGCGATCGACGAGCTCGAAGCCGAGATATCGGAGATCGAGGCCGAGCTCGCCGACTCGAAGATCCCGGAGCTCTCCGAGCGCGCCGACGAGATCCGCGCGGAGATCGGCGACCTCGAAGACCGGATGGACTCGTTCGACGGGCGGATCAACGAGCTGGAGCTGGAGAAGGGGTACGCCGAGGACGCCGTGGACGGCCTCCACGACGACGTCGAGGAGGCGCAGAACGCGAAGGCGGAGGCCGAGGAGGCGATCGCCGACCACGAGGCCGCGATCGAGGAGAAGGAGGCCGAGCTGGCCGAAAAGAAGGAGGCGATCGCCGACCTCGAAGCGGAGCTCACGGAGCTGAAAGAAGAGCGCGAGGAGCTCCGCGAGGAGATCCGCGAGGCGACCCGGAAGCGCGACGAGCAGCGCTCGCTCGTCTCCGAGGCGGAGTCGGACCTGTCGGACCTCACGGACCGCCGCGACCGCTTGGAGTGGGAGATCGACGAGCTGGAGTCGCAGGTCGGCGAGTACGACGCCGACGAGATCCCCGACCTCGACGAGGTGGAGTCGCGGATCGAGGAGCTTGAGGCGGAGATGGAGGCGTTAGAGCCCGTGAACATGCTCGCGATAGACGAGTACGACGAGGTTCAGGCGGCGCTCGACGAGCTCCAGGAGCGCCGGGACGTGCTCGTCGAGGAGCGCGACGCCATCGAGGAGCGGATCGAGGGGTACGAGGCGGCCAAGAAGGAGACGTTCATGCAGACGTTCGAGTCGATCAACGACCACTTCCGGGACATCTTCGCGCGGCTCTCGGCCGGGACGGGGGAGCTCGTCTTGGAGAACCCCGAGGACCCCTTCGAGGAGGGGTTAACGATGAAGGCCCAGCCCGCGGACAAGCCGGTCCAGCGGCTCGACGCGATGAGCGGCGGGGAGAAGTCGCTGACCGCCTTATCCTTCATCTTCGCCGTCCAGCGGCACAACCCCGCGCCGTTCTACGCGCTCGACGAGATCGACGCCTTCCTCGACGCGGTCAACGCCGAGCGCGTCGGCGAGATGATCGAGGAGCTGGCCGAGGACGCCCAGTTCGTCGTCGTCGGCCACCGCTCGGCGCTGTTGGAGCGCTCCGACCGCGCCATCGGCGTCACGATGCAGGGCGACAACCTCTCGGCGGTGACCGGGATGCAGTTCGGCGACGACGCGGACGAGGAGGAGGTGAGCGCGGATGACTGA
- a CDS encoding DUF7518 family protein, which translates to MSNRVEDLERQVAELQAAVNGLTEELVEMKERVRQLEDERSVAVEADAAGAAAGSEASAAGDAPDDEPAADDAAQAAAGGERTTHSDDHVDVFESVEESSDGADEAAADAAEGDDVIVPEQSATTPDAEESAEDDEGESSEGDDIIVA; encoded by the coding sequence ATGAGTAACCGCGTCGAGGACCTCGAACGGCAGGTCGCGGAGCTACAGGCGGCGGTCAACGGGCTCACCGAGGAGCTCGTCGAGATGAAAGAGCGCGTCCGACAGCTGGAAGACGAGCGGTCGGTCGCGGTCGAGGCCGACGCCGCGGGCGCGGCGGCCGGCTCCGAGGCGAGCGCGGCCGGCGACGCGCCGGACGACGAGCCAGCGGCCGACGACGCCGCGCAGGCCGCGGCCGGCGGCGAGCGGACGACGCACTCCGACGACCACGTCGACGTCTTCGAGTCCGTCGAGGAGTCGTCCGACGGCGCGGACGAGGCGGCCGCCGACGCGGCCGAGGGAGACGACGTCATCGTCCCGGAGCAGTCGGCGACGACTCCCGACGCCGAGGAGAGCGCCGAGGACGACGAGGGCGAGTCGAGCGAAGGCGACGACATCATCGTCGCGTAA
- a CDS encoding double zinc ribbon domain-containing protein, producing the protein MSKITFRADDDLVDRLEACDASKSEVMREALRTHLDGTGDESDASDASAGSVDDALADRVDDLIAERLDAALDERLGPAGGAPSPAYAAGNPGDINVNVTLDAPSAESDDRDDDVRVTRETAGDAEPAARKTDPGAKTRENACGGCGEVVPSEHVYCPNCGEKQSHRAFCECGDELRTDWAFCPGCGRRTPAADVLKDQ; encoded by the coding sequence ATGAGCAAGATCACCTTCCGGGCGGACGACGACCTCGTCGACCGGCTGGAAGCGTGTGACGCCTCCAAGAGCGAGGTGATGCGGGAGGCGCTCCGGACCCACCTCGACGGGACGGGAGACGAGTCCGACGCGTCGGACGCGTCGGCCGGGAGCGTCGACGACGCCCTCGCGGACCGCGTCGACGACCTGATCGCGGAGCGGCTCGACGCCGCGCTCGACGAGCGGCTCGGTCCGGCCGGCGGCGCCCCGTCCCCGGCGTACGCGGCCGGGAACCCGGGCGACATCAACGTAAACGTCACCCTCGACGCGCCGAGCGCCGAGTCCGACGACCGTGACGACGACGTGCGTGTGACGCGTGAGACGGCCGGCGACGCGGAGCCGGCGGCGCGTAAGACGGACCCGGGCGCGAAGACGCGCGAGAACGCCTGCGGCGGCTGCGGAGAGGTCGTCCCGTCCGAACACGTGTACTGTCCGAACTGCGGCGAAAAGCAGTCACACAGGGCCTTCTGCGAGTGCGGCGACGAGCTCCGGACCGACTGGGCGTTCTGCCCCGGGTGCGGGCGTCGGACGCCGGCGGCGGACGTGTTGAAGGATCAGTAG
- a CDS encoding ribbon-helix-helix domain-containing protein has product MERVTLRIPKQQIDEVEQMVETGEFPNRSEAIRSAVRDMLNEQDGERDERGRNRNWAKV; this is encoded by the coding sequence ATGGAGCGTGTGACACTACGAATCCCGAAACAGCAGATCGACGAGGTCGAACAGATGGTGGAGACGGGCGAGTTCCCGAACCGGAGCGAGGCGATCCGGTCGGCCGTCCGCGACATGTTGAACGAACAGGACGGCGAGCGCGACGAGCGCGGCCGCAACCGCAACTGGGCGAAGGTGTAA
- the ftsZ gene encoding cell division protein FtsZ, whose translation MQDLVQDALDNAEAEKRDMDVDMDDDEFGDPRIVIVGAGGAGNNTVNRLYNIGVDGADTVAINTDKQHLKMIEADTKILVGKSLTQGLGAGGDPKMGERATEMAQGTIKEVLGDADLVFVTAGMGGGTGTGAAPVVSKIAKEQGAIVVGMVSTPFNVERARTVKAEEGLEDLRNEADSIIVLDNNRLLDYVPNLPIGKAFSVMDQIIAETVKGISETITQPSLINLDYADMSTIMNQGGVAVMLVGETQDKNKTQEVVNDAMNHPLLDVDYRGASGGLVHITGGPDLTLKEAEGIANNITERLEASANVIWGARIQEEYKGKVRVMAIMTGVQSAQVLGPSTQKQADKSRAAVNGEELSDSRSRAAEANGSPGAAGDRGEAAVSGGTDRGAWESDGGSDPIEKNNGLDVIR comes from the coding sequence ATGCAAGATCTCGTTCAGGACGCCCTCGACAACGCGGAAGCGGAGAAGCGCGACATGGACGTCGACATGGACGACGACGAGTTCGGGGACCCCCGAATCGTCATCGTCGGTGCCGGCGGCGCCGGGAACAACACGGTCAACCGGCTGTACAACATCGGCGTCGACGGCGCCGACACCGTCGCCATCAACACGGACAAACAGCACCTCAAGATGATCGAGGCCGACACCAAGATCCTCGTTGGCAAGTCGCTCACGCAGGGGCTCGGCGCCGGCGGCGACCCCAAGATGGGCGAGCGCGCCACCGAGATGGCTCAGGGCACGATCAAAGAGGTGCTCGGCGACGCCGACCTCGTCTTCGTCACCGCCGGCATGGGCGGCGGCACGGGCACCGGCGCGGCGCCGGTCGTCTCGAAGATCGCCAAAGAGCAGGGCGCCATCGTCGTCGGCATGGTCTCGACGCCGTTCAACGTCGAGCGCGCCCGCACGGTGAAGGCAGAGGAGGGCCTCGAAGACCTCCGCAACGAGGCCGACTCGATCATCGTCCTCGACAACAACCGCCTGCTCGACTACGTCCCGAACCTGCCGATCGGGAAGGCGTTCTCCGTGATGGACCAGATCATCGCGGAGACGGTGAAGGGGATCTCGGAGACGATCACCCAGCCGAGCCTCATCAACCTCGACTACGCGGACATGTCGACGATCATGAACCAGGGCGGCGTGGCGGTCATGCTCGTCGGCGAGACGCAGGACAAGAACAAGACCCAAGAGGTGGTCAACGACGCGATGAACCACCCGCTCTTGGACGTCGACTACCGCGGCGCCTCGGGCGGGCTCGTCCACATCACGGGCGGCCCCGACCTCACGCTGAAGGAGGCCGAGGGGATCGCGAACAACATCACCGAGCGGCTGGAGGCGAGCGCCAACGTGATCTGGGGCGCCCGCATCCAGGAGGAGTACAAGGGCAAGGTGCGCGTCATGGCGATCATGACGGGCGTCCAGAGCGCGCAGGTGCTCGGCCCCTCCACACAGAAGCAGGCCGACAAGTCCCGCGCGGCCGTCAACGGCGAGGAGCTCAGCGACTCGCGCTCGCGCGCCGCCGAGGCGAACGGGAGCCCGGGCGCGGCGGGCGACAGGGGCGAAGCGGCGGTCTCCGGCGGCACCGACCGCGGCGCGTGGGAGTCCGACGGCGGCAGCGACCCCATCGAGAAGAACAACGGCCTCGACGTCATCCGCTGA